From Cannabis sativa cultivar Pink pepper isolate KNU-18-1 chromosome 8, ASM2916894v1, whole genome shotgun sequence, a single genomic window includes:
- the LOC115701197 gene encoding pentatricopeptide repeat-containing protein At5g38730 produces the protein MVGLTCPIGETQLILGACAIVIKGQWNNFFNPKVGFSLNSTTIHQILLQLSLHGYGPSPTWAFYKWVESIPKSNYKHSLQCSWTMINILTRHRQFKSAQELLGKVAQRDFLSSPSVLNALVSSTHGDSDANSHVFSWLVIVYANMKMTQDAIQVFDHMRLHGLKPHLPACTVLLNSLVKDKLTNLVWKVYKKMIRLGIVPNIHIYNVLIHACCNSGDVEKAESLVSEMESKCIFPDLFTYNTLISLYCKRSMHYEALSVQHRMESAGVSPDIVTYNSLIYGFCRESRMREAVRLFREIKGAAPNHITYTTLVDGYCRENDVEESLRLLEVMKAKGLYPGVVAYNSILRMLCKQGKMRGANKLLVEMNERKVEPDNVTCNTLINAYCKIGDMKSAMKVKEKMLDAGLKLDQFTYKALIHGFCKMQDMENAKELLFSMLDAGFSPSYCTYSWIVDGFCNKDNEDAIAKLPEEFARRGLCVDLSLYRALIRRLCKRERLNCAEKLYSSMQGQKVSGDSVIYTTLAYANMKAEKSSAAMVLLDEMYKRRLMINRNLYRSMNDSYASDNQILHIFWDHLVERGLFSKTLFKEMHLT, from the coding sequence ATGGTTGGTTTAACTTGTCCTATCGGTGAGACACAATTGATTCTGGGTGCTTGTGCCATTGTAATAAAGGGCCAGTGGAACAACTTCTTTAATCCCAAGGTCGGCTTTAGTCTCAACTCAACTACTATCCACCAAATACTTCTGCAACTTTCACTCCATGGCTATGGTccttctcccacttgggctttCTACAAATGGGTCGAATCAATACCCAAATCAAATTACAAGCATTCCTTGCAGTGCTCATGGACTATGATTAACATTCTAACAAGGCACAGACAGTTCAAATCTGCACAAGAACTGCTTGGAAAAGTTGCCCAGAGAGATTTCTTGTCTTCACCTTCAGTTTTGAATGCCTTGGTCAGCAGCACCCATGGTGACTCAGATGCAAATTCTCATGTATTTAGTTGGCTTGTGATAGTTTACGCGAATATGAAGATGACCCAAGATGCAATTCAGGTTTTCGACCATATGAGGTTACATGGGCTTAAGCCACATTTGCCAGCCTGCACTGTGCTTCTGAATTCTCTGGTCAAGGATAAATTAACTAATTTGGTTTGGAAGGTTTACAAGAAGATGATTCGACTTGGAATTGTTCCAAATATTCACATATACAATGTGCTGATTCACGCTTGTTGCAATTCAGGAGATGTAGAGAAGGCAGAGAGTTTAGTGAGTGAGATGGAGTCAAAGTGTATTTTTCCTGATCTTTTCACTTATAACACGTTGATATCATTGTATTGCAAAAGGAGCATGCACTATGAAGCTTTGTCTGTTCAACATAGAATGGAGAGCGCAGGTGTTAGTCCTGATATTGTAACTTATAACTCACTTATTTATGGATTTTGTAGAGAAAGTAGGATGAGAGAAGCTGTGAGGCTTTTCCGAGAAATCAAAGGTGCTGCCCCTAATCATATAACGTACACCACTTTAGTAGATGGATATTGTAGAGAGAATGATGTTGAAGAAAGTTTAAGATTGCTTGAGGTGATGAAGGCCAAAGGATTATACCCTGGAGTAGTTGCTTATAATTCGATTCTTCGCATGCTGTGTAAGCAAGGCAAGATGAGGGGTGCAAATAAACTTTTGGTTGAAATGAATGAAAGAAAAGTTGAACCAGACAATGTTACATGTAATACTTTAATTAATGCTTATTGCAAGATAGGAGATATGAAGTCTGCAATGAAGGTGAAGGAGAAGATGTTGGATGCTGGACTAAAGCTAGATCAGTTCACATACAAAGCGCTGATTCACGGATTCTGCAAGATGCAGGATATGGAGAATGCTAAAGAACTCTTGTTCTCAATGCTCGATGCCGGATTCTCCCCTAGTTATTGCACCTATTCATGGATTGTAGATGGTTTCTGTAATAAAGATAATGAAGATGCCATTGCAAAACTCCCAGAGGAATTCGCAAGAAGAGGTCTATGTGTTGATCTTTCTTTATACAGAGCTTTAATTAGAAGGTTATGTAAAAGGGAAAGGCTTAATTGTGCTGAAAAGTTATACAGTTCTATGCAAGGGCAAAAAGTTTCAGGAGACAGTGTCATATACACCACTCTAGCTTATGCCAACATGAAAGCTGAGAAGTCTAGTGCTGCTATGGTGTTGTTAGATGAAATGTATAAGAGAAGGTTGATGATAAATCGCAACCTTTATAGAAGTATGAACGATTCTTATGCTAGTGACAATCAAATCCTACATATCTTCTGGGACCATTTGGTTGAGAGAGGCCTTTTCTCAAAAACTCTTTTCAAGGAAATGCATCTCACATAG
- the LOC115699669 gene encoding small ribosomal subunit protein mS81 (rPPR8) → MRPSWRLLLLRSRVGPGSRVFVHRSYSQVPSFPNHESFRSLTSLIHTGSLSPSKSIFCPNFVNHLNPGISSFRNFSSEPKLEFKDSDHAVVLEIFSKPMSLEEIKNDLESNNIVLSHEFILWNLEKLESSPDVARRFFDWVSESEEKKLSSKSYNSMLRILGLNGFVSEFWGLVEIMKKKGYGISKGVRDIALEKCEGEGLDGDVEKLKEVFSSGSVDNSDEKICVRICRIIRNEVWGDDVEKQLKDLNVTFSSDMVKMILDKLSTEPMKALILFRWLDESELFKHDQQTYNAMARVLGREDCIDRFWKVLDEMRSFQFELEGITFATVLGRFCKRKMFEEAVTFYEYAMAGSDKPSSHCEKFLLRKIVSAKQLDMSLFSRVVKVFTDNGNVLTDSTLDAVLKSLASVSRVGEYTKVLKAMEECGYVPSGHLQSKIVFQLNCIGKKDEAHAFLDNIEDSYKPDEKTWKTIIQGLCAVGDLKKASDCFRKMIVIEDAMSIGSTLDVIVVAHCKRNKAKQAYKLLNDLITENRVMPWHTTYQTLITNLLVQDGFGEALNILELMRNNGFPPFIDPLIEFVAKHGTGDDAIAFLKAMTSKSFPSTSAVLRLFEAFFKARRHNEAHTFLSKCPGFIRNDPDVLELFLSAKSKRDAPTSPVAA, encoded by the coding sequence ATGAGGCCTTCATGGCGTCTGTTACTTCTCCGATCTCGCGTTGGCCCGGGGTCTCGTGTCTTCGTACACCGCTCGTACTCTCAGGTACCATCTTTTCCCAACCACGAGTCCTTTCGATCTCTCACTTCACTCATTCACACTGGTTCGCTTTCTCCTTCAAAATCCATTTTTTGTCCTAATTTCGTCAATCACTTAAACCCTGGAATCTCTTCGTTTCGGAATTTCTCGTCCGAACCGAAGCTTGAATTTAAGGATTCGGATCACGCGGTTGTATTAGAAATTTTCTCCAAACCGATGAGTTTGGAGGAGATTAAGAATGATTTAGAATCAAATAACATTGTGCTTAGTCATGAATTCATATTATGGAATTTGGAAAAGCTTGAGTCTAGTCCTGATGTTGCCAGGAGGTTTTTTGATTGGGTATCTGAGAGTGAAGAAAAGAAATTGAgttctaagtcttataattcGATGTTGCGCATTCTGGGTCTGAATGGGTTTGTGAGTGAGTTCTGGGGCTTGGTTGAGATTATGAAGAAAAAGGGTTATGGTATATCAAAGGGCGTACGTGATATAGCTTTGGAGAAATGTGAGGGGGAAGGATTGGATGGGGACGTTGAGAAATTGAAAGAGGTGTTTTCTTCAGGGTCGGTGGACAACTCGGATGAAAAGATCTGTGTGAGGATTTGTAGGATTATCAGAAATGAGGTATGGGGGGACGATGTTGAAAAACAATTGAAGGATTTGAATGTAACCTTTTCTAGTGATATGGTTAAAATGATTCTAGATAAGCTTAGCACCGAGCCAATGAAAGCGCTTATACTTTTTAGGTGGCTTGATGAGAGTGAATTGTTCAAGCATGATCAACAAACTTATAATGCTATGGCAAGAGTTCTTGGAAGGGAAGATTGCATTGATAGGTTTTGGAAAGTACTTGATGAGATGAGGAGCTTTCAATTTGAATTAGAGGGGATAACATTTGCCACTGTTCTAGGGCGGTTTTGTAAGAGAAAAATGTTTGAGGAAGCTGTGACCTTTTATGAATATGCAATGGCTGGTTCGGATAAGCCTTCATCACATTGTGAAAAATTTCTGTTGAGGAAGATAGTCTCGGCTAAGCAGTTGGATATGAGTTTGTTTTCTAGGGTTGTGAAGGTTTTTACAGACAATGGGAATGTGTTGACAGATTCTACTCTAGATGCCGTTCTCAAGTCTTTAGCTAGTGTTAGTAGAGTTGGAGAGTATACTAAGGTTTTGAAAGCAATGGAGGAATGTGGATACGTACCTAGTGGTCATCTGCAGAGTAAAATTGTATTCCAGCTAAATTGTATTGGCAAAAAGGATGAAGCACATGCCTTTTTGGATAACATTGAAGACAGCTATAAACCAGATGAGAAGACATGGAAAACAATAATTCAGGGACTTTGTGCAGTCGGAGATCTTAAGAAAGCTTCTGATTGTTTCCGGAAGATGATTGTAATCGAAGATGCTATGTCCATTGGTTCCACTCTTGATGTGATTGTGGTTGCACATTGCAAAAGGAACAAGGCAAAACAGGCTTACAAGCTTCTTAATGATCTGATCACTGAAAATCGGGTGATGCCATGGCAtaccacttaccaaacattgATAACAAATCTATTAGTCCAAGATGGATTTGGGGAGGCTCTGAATATTTTGGAGTTGATGAGAAATAACGGATTTCCACCTTTTATTGATCCACTTATTGAGTTTGTTGCAAAACATGGAACTGGAGATGATGCTATAGCTTTTCTGAAGGCAATGACTTCAAAGAGTTTCCCATCTACCTCTGCAGTGCTTCGTTTATTTGAAGCCTTTTTCAAGGCCAGAAGGCACAATGAAGCACATACTTTCCTTTCTAAATGCCCTGGTTTCATCCGTAATGACCCTGATGTTTTGGAACTATTTTTGTCCGCAAAGTCTAAGAGAGATGCTCCTACCAGTCCTGTGGCTGCTtaa
- the LOC133028935 gene encoding S-adenosylmethionine decarboxylase proenzyme encodes MADQVSAIGFEGFEKRLEVSFFEPGLFADPSGMGFRSLSKSQLDEILKPAECTIVSSLSNDQLDSYVLSESSFFVYPYKVIIKTCGTTKLLLSIPAILKLASSLSLAVKSVKYTRGNFIFPGAQSYPHRSFSEEVTVLDSYFGKLGLSSSAYMMGSPDQPQKWHVYSAHAELASLVFGTQQSGSVHTLEMCMTGLDRESASVFYKTEASSAIGMTENSGIRKILPQSEICDFEFEPCGYSMNSIEGDAISTIHVTPEDGFSYASFETMGYDFEKVDLSQLLERVLVCFQPNEFSVALHSNVVNEDLGNKFPVHLKGYSIGEKNTEALGMGGSIIYYSFVKDAESASPRSILKRCWSEDEKDSGGESDEN; translated from the coding sequence ATGGCCGATCAAGTTTCTGCAATCGGGTTTGAAGGATTTGAGAAGAGGCTCGAAGTTTCATTCTTTGAGCCTGGACTCTTTGCTGATCCTTCGGGGATGGGCTTCCGATCTTTGTCGAAGTCTCAATTGGATGAGATTCTGAAGCCAGCTGAGTGCACTATTGTTTCCTCACTGTCTAATGATCAACTTGATTCATATGTGCTCTCAGAATCCAGCTTCTTTGTGTACCCTTACAAGGTCATTATCAAAACTTGCGGAACTACTAAACTGCTACTCTCTATTCCTGCTATACTGAAGCTTGCAAGCTCCCTTTCTCTTGCTGTAAAATCTGTCAAGTACACTCGTGGGAACTTCATCTTTCCCGGTGCTCAGTCGTACCCTCACCGtagcttttctgaggaagttacTGTCCTTGATAGCTACTTTGGCAAGCTTGGTTTGTCTAGCAGCGCTTACATGATGGGCAGCCCTGATCAACCACAGAAGTGGCATGTGTACTCTGCCCACGCTGAATTGGCTAGCCTTGTCTTCGGCACTCAGCAGTCTGGGTCAGTGCATACTCTTGAGATGTGCATGACTGGTCTTGATAGAGAAAGCGCATCTGTCTTCTACAAAACTGAAGCAAGCTCTGCCATCGGGATGACTGAGAATTCTGGTATCAGGAAGATTCTCCCCCAATCtgaaatatgtgattttgagttTGAGCCGTGTGGCTACTCCATGAACTCTATCGAAGGGGATGCAATCTCTACTATCCATGTGACCCCTGAAGATGGGTTCAGTTATGCAAGCTTTGAAACAATGGGATATGATTTTGAGAAGGTTGATCTGAGCCAGCTGCTTGAGAGGGTCTTGGTTTGTTTCCAGCCAAATGAATTCTCTGTGGCTCTGCACTCTAATGTTGTGAACGAAGACCTTGGAAACAAGTTCCCAGTGCACCTGAAGGGCTACTCTATTGGAGAAAAGAACACTGAAGCGCTCGGCATGGGTGGAAGTATCATCTACTACAGCTTTGTTAAGGATGCAGAGAGTGCATCTCCGCGGTCAATTCTGAAACGTTGTTGGAGCGAGGACGAGAAGGATTCAGGAGGTGAATCCGACGAGAATTAG